From the Paraburkholderia sp. PREW-6R genome, one window contains:
- a CDS encoding MFS transporter, with translation METSLDKSALGGASAGLAAASSSTSAPSVSTAPAAPVQRTVYSVLGAISFSHLLNDMIQSLILAIYPMLKDNFSLSFGEIGLITLTYQITASLLQPLVGMYTDRHPKPYSLPVGMGFTLSGLLLMSVAPSFGVLLVAAALVGCGSSVFHPESSRVARMASGGRHGLAQSLFQVGGNAGSSLGPLLAALIVIPHGQRSIAWFSVAALVAIVVLAQIGRWYKAHPAIKKTRSQAGHATLSRNKVMFAMAVLMLLVFSKYFYLASLNSYFTFYLIDKFHLPVQAAQVHLFVFLAAVAAGTVIGGPIGDRIGRKYVIWVSILGVAPFTLLLPYANLFWTGVLTVIIGVVLASAFSAILVYAQELIPGKVGMVAGLFFGFAFGMGGIGAAVLGQLADATSITYVYKVCSFLPLIGVLTVFLPDVEGKRAKA, from the coding sequence ATGGAAACGAGCCTCGACAAAAGCGCCCTCGGCGGCGCATCCGCTGGACTGGCTGCCGCCAGCTCCTCGACAAGCGCCCCGAGCGTCTCGACCGCGCCCGCCGCCCCGGTGCAGCGGACGGTCTATTCGGTGCTCGGCGCGATCAGCTTTTCGCATCTGCTCAACGACATGATCCAGTCGTTGATCCTCGCGATCTACCCCATGCTGAAGGACAATTTTTCGCTATCGTTCGGCGAGATCGGGTTGATCACGCTGACCTATCAGATCACCGCGTCGCTGCTGCAACCGCTCGTCGGCATGTACACCGACCGGCATCCGAAGCCGTATTCGCTGCCCGTCGGCATGGGCTTCACGCTGTCGGGACTGCTGCTGATGTCGGTCGCGCCAAGCTTCGGCGTGTTGCTGGTGGCCGCGGCGCTGGTGGGCTGCGGGTCGTCCGTCTTTCACCCGGAGTCGTCGCGAGTCGCGCGCATGGCGTCCGGCGGCCGGCATGGCCTCGCGCAGTCGCTTTTCCAGGTGGGCGGCAATGCGGGCTCGTCGCTCGGACCGCTGCTGGCCGCGCTGATCGTGATTCCGCATGGGCAGCGCAGCATCGCCTGGTTCTCGGTGGCGGCGCTGGTTGCGATCGTCGTGCTCGCGCAGATCGGCCGCTGGTACAAGGCGCATCCCGCCATCAAAAAGACGCGCAGCCAGGCGGGTCACGCCACGCTGTCGCGCAACAAGGTGATGTTCGCGATGGCCGTGCTGATGCTGCTGGTCTTCTCCAAGTATTTTTATCTCGCGAGCCTGAACAGCTATTTCACGTTCTATCTGATCGACAAATTCCATCTGCCGGTACAGGCGGCGCAGGTGCATCTGTTCGTGTTCCTCGCGGCAGTGGCGGCGGGCACGGTGATCGGCGGCCCGATCGGCGACAGGATCGGCCGCAAGTATGTGATCTGGGTGTCGATTCTCGGCGTTGCGCCATTCACGCTGCTGCTGCCTTATGCCAACCTGTTCTGGACCGGCGTGCTGACGGTGATTATCGGTGTGGTGCTGGCGTCGGCGTTCTCGGCGATCCTGGTCTATGCGCAGGAATTGATTCCCGGCAAGGTCGGCATGGTCGCGGGCCTGTTCTTCGGTTTCGCGTTCGGCATGGGCGGCATCGGCGCTGCCGTGCTGGGTCAGTTGGCCGATGCGACCAGCATCACGTATGTGTACAAGGTCTGCTCGTTCCTGCCGCTGATCGGCGTGCTGACGGTGTTCCTGCCCGACGTCGAGGGCAAGCGCGCGAAGGCTTGA
- a CDS encoding propionate--CoA ligase → MTRYRDFHRRSIDDPEGFWREQAQRIHWDTPFDTVLDRSNPPFARWFSGGRTNLCHNAVDRHLAARAQQNALVYVSTETGIERRYTYAELHAEINRMAAVMRSLGVKRGDVVLLYLPMIPEALFAMLACARLGAIHSVVFGGFAAPNLAARIDDAKPVLIVTADAGARGGKVIDYTPLVDEALARASHKTPNVLLIDRQLAPERLNASYLVAYEPLREQFFDAHVPCVWLESNEPSYVLYTSGTTGKPKGVQRDVGGYAVALAASMDHIFQGKPGDTMFTASDVGWVVGHSYIIYAPLIAGLTTVMYEGTPIRPDGGIWWRLVEQHKINIMFTAPTALRVLKKQDPALLKKADLSSLRTLFLAGEPLDEPTAAWIADALGKPVIDNYWQTETGWPMLAIPRGVDALPTKLGSPGVPSAGFDLTLRNEATGEPCAAGEKGVLTLNYPLPPGCMSTVWGDDQRFITTYWSSIPNQQVYSTFDWGIQDEDGYVTILGRTDDVINVAGHRLGTREIEEALSSHAAVAEVAVVGVTDALKGQAAMAFVVVRDAGTYANENARAKLEAELTSTVDRQLGAIARPARVVVVSMLPKTRSGKLLRRAIAALAEGREPGDLPTIEDPAALQQVRDALGNTGTK, encoded by the coding sequence ATGACCCGCTACCGCGATTTCCACCGCCGTTCGATCGACGATCCAGAAGGATTCTGGCGTGAACAGGCGCAGCGCATTCATTGGGACACGCCATTCGACACGGTGCTGGACCGCTCGAATCCGCCGTTTGCACGCTGGTTCAGCGGCGGTCGCACGAATCTCTGCCACAACGCGGTGGATCGCCACCTGGCCGCCCGCGCACAGCAGAACGCGCTGGTGTATGTGTCGACGGAAACCGGTATCGAGCGGCGTTACACGTACGCTGAACTGCACGCTGAAATCAACCGGATGGCGGCCGTGATGCGTTCGCTCGGCGTCAAACGCGGCGATGTCGTGCTGCTCTATCTGCCGATGATCCCCGAGGCACTGTTTGCGATGCTCGCATGCGCGCGGCTCGGCGCGATTCACTCGGTGGTGTTCGGCGGCTTCGCGGCGCCCAATCTCGCCGCACGCATCGACGACGCGAAGCCGGTGCTGATCGTCACCGCCGACGCCGGCGCGCGCGGCGGCAAGGTGATCGACTACACGCCGCTCGTCGACGAAGCACTGGCGCGCGCCAGCCATAAAACGCCGAACGTGCTGCTGATCGACCGGCAACTCGCACCAGAGCGCCTGAACGCGAGCTATCTGGTCGCCTATGAACCGCTGCGCGAACAGTTTTTCGACGCTCACGTGCCATGCGTGTGGCTCGAATCGAACGAGCCCTCGTATGTGCTGTACACGTCGGGCACGACCGGCAAGCCGAAGGGCGTGCAGCGCGACGTCGGCGGCTACGCGGTCGCGCTCGCCGCGTCGATGGACCATATCTTTCAGGGCAAGCCCGGCGACACGATGTTCACTGCGTCGGACGTCGGTTGGGTGGTCGGCCACAGCTACATCATCTACGCGCCGCTGATTGCGGGACTCACCACCGTGATGTACGAAGGCACGCCCATCCGTCCGGACGGCGGCATCTGGTGGCGCCTCGTCGAGCAACACAAGATCAACATCATGTTCACCGCGCCCACAGCATTGCGCGTACTGAAGAAGCAGGACCCGGCGCTGCTGAAAAAAGCGGATCTGTCGAGCCTGCGCACACTCTTTCTCGCCGGCGAACCGCTCGACGAGCCCACCGCCGCATGGATCGCCGATGCACTCGGCAAGCCGGTCATCGACAATTACTGGCAGACCGAAACCGGCTGGCCCATGCTCGCGATCCCGCGCGGCGTCGACGCGTTGCCGACCAAACTCGGCTCACCTGGCGTGCCGTCGGCGGGCTTCGACCTCACGTTGCGCAACGAAGCGACGGGCGAGCCCTGCGCCGCCGGAGAAAAAGGCGTACTCACGCTGAACTATCCGTTGCCGCCGGGCTGCATGTCGACGGTATGGGGCGACGACCAACGCTTCATCACCACCTACTGGTCGAGCATTCCCAACCAGCAGGTCTATTCGACGTTCGACTGGGGCATTCAGGACGAAGACGGCTACGTGACGATCCTTGGCCGTACCGACGACGTGATCAACGTCGCCGGCCACCGTCTCGGCACGCGCGAGATCGAGGAAGCGTTGTCGAGCCACGCGGCGGTTGCGGAAGTGGCGGTGGTCGGCGTGACCGACGCGCTGAAAGGCCAGGCGGCGATGGCGTTCGTCGTGGTGCGTGACGCCGGGACGTATGCGAACGAGAACGCGCGCGCGAAGCTCGAAGCCGAACTTACGTCGACCGTCGATCGCCAGCTTGGCGCCATTGCGCGGCCGGCGCGCGTGGTCGTCGTGTCGATGCTGCCGAAAACGCGCTCCGGCAAACTGTTGCGACGCGCGATTGCGGCGCTCGCCGAAGGCCGCGAACCGGGCGATCTGCCGACCATTGAAGACCCGGCGGCGCTGCAGCAGGTGCGGGATGCGCTCGGCAATACCGGGACAAAGTAG
- a CDS encoding 5'-methylthioadenosine/adenosylhomocysteine nucleosidase, with product MPVADVPVTDMPVPDVPLPHRPLGILAALPQELGDLIEAMRAESGVRTVTHGQRDYHLGTVHGAPCVVTLARIGKVAAAATVSALIHVFDVQAVIFTGVAGGVGAQVRVGDIVVANELVQHDLDASPLFPRFEVPLLGVSRFAANAALANALAAACERFVTEEGAVVAARFGTREPRVHRGLIVSGDRFVASAAAVIALRDALPDALAVEMEGAAIAQVCYEYGVPCAVVRTISDTADDHAPASFVSFLTEIAGAYSNAILKRFLEAKRVS from the coding sequence ATGCCGGTAGCGGACGTGCCGGTAACGGACATGCCGGTACCGGACGTGCCGCTGCCTCACCGGCCGCTCGGTATTCTGGCCGCGTTGCCGCAGGAACTCGGCGACCTGATCGAAGCCATGCGCGCCGAGTCGGGCGTGCGGACCGTCACACACGGCCAGCGCGACTATCACCTGGGCACCGTGCACGGCGCGCCCTGCGTCGTCACGCTCGCACGCATCGGCAAGGTCGCGGCGGCGGCGACGGTCAGCGCACTGATCCATGTGTTCGACGTGCAAGCGGTGATATTCACGGGCGTCGCGGGCGGCGTCGGCGCGCAGGTGCGGGTGGGCGACATCGTCGTCGCGAACGAGTTGGTGCAGCATGATCTCGACGCGTCGCCGCTCTTTCCCCGTTTCGAAGTGCCGCTGCTCGGCGTGTCGCGCTTTGCCGCCAACGCAGCGCTGGCGAATGCGCTCGCGGCGGCCTGCGAGCGTTTCGTAACGGAAGAAGGCGCCGTTGTGGCTGCGCGCTTCGGTACGCGCGAACCGCGAGTGCATCGCGGCTTGATCGTAAGCGGCGACCGGTTCGTGGCGAGCGCCGCGGCCGTCATTGCGTTGCGCGACGCACTGCCCGATGCGCTCGCCGTCGAAATGGAAGGCGCGGCCATCGCGCAGGTCTGTTACGAATATGGGGTGCCGTGCGCGGTCGTGCGCACCATTTCCGATACCGCGGACGACCACGCGCCCGCGTCCTTCGTGTCGTTTCTCACGGAGATCGCGGGCGCGTATTCAAACGCGATCCTGAAGCGGTTCCTCGAAGCGAAACGCGTGAGCTAA
- a CDS encoding UvrD-helicase domain-containing protein: MPDLLANLNPEQHAAVTLPNEPALILAGAGSGKTRVLITRIAWLIQNGLASPATILAVTFTNKAAREMMSRLSALLPIDTRGMWIGTFHGLCNRMLRAHHRDAGLPATFQILDTADQLSAIKRLMKGLNIDDEKYPAKNLQYFINNAKEQGLRPKDVDATDNFNRKFVELYEAYDQQCQREGVVDFPELLLRCFELLAHNPPLRAHYQARFRHILVDEFQDTNKLQYAWLKLLAGQTNAIFAVGDDDQSIYAFRGANVGNMRDFEHEFNVRHLIKLEQNYRSHGHILDAANQLIANNSRRLGKNLRTDAGHGEPVRVYESATDSQEAGWIVEEIKALINTGTSRSEIAILYRSNAQSRTIEHTLVNAGIAYRVYGGLRFFERQEVKHALAYLRLIDNPNDDTAFARVVNFPTRGIGARSIEQLADAARLYNCSMAAAIPYVAGKAGSSLAAFANLIARMRAETQQMSLPETVEYVVRTSGLSDFYQNEREGQDRLENLQELVNAAAAFVSEEGYGMDTPARSIPLRPGATAAPELSVATDDPNTVVLDAPGVADPAQNPDTMTPLAGFLSHASLEAGDNQAQAGQEAVQLMTVHAAKGLEFTAVFITGLEEGLFPHENSAMESDGLEEERRLMYVAITRAKERLYLSFAQSRMLHGQTRYNIRSRFFDELPQDTLKWLTPKVEAGARWGGRSDNAGYGRDWFARPGYTGAASSTPAALPAFANEQRAAESGFRVGQQVFHTKFGEGTITALEGGGTDAKAQVKFKRHGEKWLALAVAKLQAVE; the protein is encoded by the coding sequence ATGCCCGATCTGCTAGCCAATCTCAACCCCGAACAACACGCCGCGGTCACGCTTCCGAACGAGCCGGCGCTCATTCTCGCCGGTGCGGGCAGCGGCAAGACCCGCGTCCTCATCACGCGCATCGCGTGGCTCATCCAGAACGGCCTCGCGTCGCCGGCTACCATTCTGGCCGTCACCTTTACCAATAAAGCCGCCCGCGAAATGATGTCGCGCCTCTCGGCGCTTCTGCCCATCGACACGCGCGGCATGTGGATCGGCACGTTCCACGGTCTGTGCAACCGCATGCTCCGCGCGCATCATCGTGACGCGGGGTTGCCGGCCACGTTCCAGATTCTCGACACCGCCGACCAGCTTTCCGCGATCAAGCGGCTGATGAAGGGCCTCAATATCGACGACGAAAAGTATCCGGCGAAAAATCTCCAGTACTTCATCAATAACGCGAAGGAACAGGGGCTGCGCCCGAAAGACGTCGACGCGACCGACAACTTCAATCGCAAGTTCGTCGAACTCTACGAAGCATACGACCAGCAATGCCAGCGTGAAGGCGTCGTCGATTTCCCCGAGCTGCTGCTGCGCTGCTTCGAACTGCTCGCGCACAATCCGCCGCTGCGTGCGCACTATCAGGCGCGCTTCCGGCACATTCTCGTCGACGAGTTTCAGGACACCAACAAGCTGCAATACGCGTGGCTCAAGCTGCTCGCCGGGCAGACCAACGCGATCTTCGCGGTCGGCGACGACGACCAGTCTATCTACGCTTTTCGCGGCGCGAACGTCGGCAACATGCGCGATTTCGAGCATGAGTTCAACGTGCGTCATCTGATCAAGCTGGAGCAGAACTACCGCTCGCACGGCCATATTCTCGATGCCGCCAACCAGCTGATCGCGAACAACTCGCGGCGTCTCGGCAAGAACCTCCGTACCGACGCGGGTCACGGCGAACCCGTGCGCGTGTACGAATCCGCGACCGATTCGCAGGAAGCGGGCTGGATCGTCGAGGAAATCAAGGCGCTGATCAACACCGGCACGTCGCGCAGCGAAATCGCGATCCTGTATCGCAGCAATGCGCAGTCGCGCACGATCGAACACACGCTCGTCAACGCGGGCATCGCGTACCGCGTGTACGGCGGCTTGCGCTTTTTCGAGCGTCAGGAAGTCAAGCACGCGCTCGCCTATCTGCGCCTGATCGATAATCCGAACGACGACACCGCGTTCGCTCGCGTCGTCAACTTCCCGACGCGCGGCATCGGTGCGCGCTCGATCGAGCAACTCGCGGACGCAGCGCGTCTGTATAACTGTTCGATGGCGGCGGCCATTCCGTATGTGGCGGGCAAGGCGGGGTCGAGCCTCGCGGCATTCGCCAATCTGATCGCCAGAATGCGCGCCGAGACGCAGCAGATGAGCCTGCCGGAAACGGTCGAATACGTGGTCCGCACGAGCGGTCTTTCGGACTTCTACCAGAACGAGCGTGAAGGGCAGGACCGGCTGGAAAACCTGCAGGAACTCGTGAACGCGGCGGCGGCCTTCGTCAGCGAAGAGGGTTACGGGATGGACACGCCGGCGCGCTCGATTCCGCTGCGACCGGGCGCGACGGCCGCGCCCGAACTGAGCGTCGCCACCGACGACCCGAACACGGTCGTGCTGGACGCGCCCGGCGTTGCCGATCCCGCCCAGAACCCCGACACCATGACGCCACTCGCCGGGTTCCTGTCGCATGCATCGCTCGAAGCCGGCGACAACCAGGCGCAAGCCGGCCAGGAAGCCGTGCAACTGATGACCGTGCACGCGGCGAAGGGGCTCGAATTCACGGCGGTGTTCATCACCGGCCTGGAGGAAGGGCTGTTCCCGCACGAGAACAGCGCGATGGAGTCGGACGGTCTGGAAGAGGAGCGGCGTCTGATGTACGTGGCGATCACGCGCGCAAAGGAGCGGCTCTATCTGTCGTTTGCGCAAAGCCGGATGCTGCATGGTCAGACGCGCTATAACATCCGCTCGCGTTTTTTCGACGAACTGCCGCAGGATACGCTCAAGTGGCTCACGCCGAAGGTCGAGGCGGGCGCCCGCTGGGGTGGCCGTTCCGATAACGCGGGCTATGGGCGCGACTGGTTCGCGCGGCCGGGGTACACGGGCGCGGCGTCGTCCACGCCGGCAGCGCTGCCGGCCTTCGCGAATGAGCAGCGGGCGGCCGAGAGCGGCTTTCGGGTCGGACAGCAGGTGTTCCACACGAAGTTTGGCGAAGGCACGATTACCGCGCTCGAAGGCGGCGGCACGGACGCAAAAGCGCAGGTCAAATTCAAACGGCACGGGGAGAAGTGGCTGGCGCTCGCTGTCGCCAAATTGCAGGCGGTGGAATGA